From Musa acuminata AAA Group cultivar baxijiao chromosome BXJ3-8, Cavendish_Baxijiao_AAA, whole genome shotgun sequence, one genomic window encodes:
- the LOC135644244 gene encoding receptor-like protein kinase HSL1: MAGEIRGPSSLFLLYLFLCLASVVASQTLPNNDQKQILLRIKREWGGEPALDSWNVDTSTTYCHWQGVGCAADGSVVNITLSDQNGTRITRPIPASLCDLKNLTHLDLSYQRIHTRFPTSLYDCSSLRYLDLQQNGFVGAIPADIDRLSPRLTLLDLSGNNFTGDIPPSFGRLPAIQTLWLHANLFDGSFPAEIGNLSRLQRLGLAYNSFAPMRIPSEFAKLTKLTFLWMAKANLQGEIPASFAQLTGLTQLDLTQNSLTGAIPAGIWGLPNLQYLYLYKNNLSGSIIINGTIGALGLVEIDLSMNQLTGSIPDDFGKLKNLSLLYLYYNRLSGEIPASIGKLPSLSTLRLFSNGLTGVLPPELGKNSLLIDIEVDDNKISGELPDGLCDRGAFNSIVVFNNNLTGTIPLSLGKCSKLNNFQIHNNRFSGELPDGIWSAMNLTTVMVSNNTLSGTLPEKLPWNLTRLEIENNRFNGSFPSSADRLQVLLGSNNMFSGELPSSLAGLLSLQTLVLGGNMITGKIPDDISLLKSLNDLDLRHNRLTGEIPASIGSLPVLTTLDLSANHLSGPIPSEMGNLKFNYLNLSSNQLTGEIPAALQIRAYDQSFVSNPGLCASKAYVNVSTCRSGSGGLARGLRILFFVLGAVVFLMALAFATFVYGDLKKKRNGGDLAAWKLTSFQSLDITESSILRGIRDDNVVGGGGAGMVFKIDLGDRGVVAVKKIWNGRNLDSRLEKQFQSEVQILGSIRHKNIVKLLCCLSGADTKLLVYEYMENGSLDRWLHRKRAWFGGEDRSRDEQLDWPTRLEIAVGAARGLCYMHHDCSPPIIHRDVKSSNILLDSEFNARVADFGLARMLVKPGEPDTVSVIAGSFGYIAPECGYSRRLNEKVDVYSFGVVLLELTTGREANNDGEQCNLAEWAWQQLREEAELSDAIDTAIRDSPYMDDMTTVFKLGLLCTETLPSRRPSMKEVLHILLRCHRPPGVGYSPIAEQDVAAPLIRANTGSRRQKPSHGGDHDDHIMACNV, from the exons ATGGCGGGTGAAATCCGAGGCCCttcctctctcttcctcctctaccTCTTCCTCTGCCTCGCTTCCGTGGTTGCATCCCAGACACTGCCGAACAATGACCAGAAGCAGATCCTCCTGCGGATCAAGCGGGAGTGGGGGGGCGAACCCGCTCTGGATTCGTGGAACGTCGACACCTCCACCACCTACTGCCACTGGCAGGGCGTGGGCTGCGCTGCTGACGGCTCCGTCGTCAACATCACGCTGTCCGACCAGAACGGGACAAGGATCACCCGGCCGATCCCCGCCTCCCTCTGCGACCTCAAGAACCTCACCCACCTCGACCTCAGCTACCAACGCATCCATACCCGCTTCCCCACCTCCCTCTACGACTGTTCCAGCCTCCGGTACCTCGACCTCCAGCAGAACGGCTTCGTTGGAGCGATCCCCGCCGACATCGACCGACTCTCGCCGCGGCTCACGCTCCTCGACCTCTCCGGCAACAACTTCACGGGCGACATCCCTCCCTCCTTCGGCCGGCTCCCGGCGATCCAAACACTGTGGCTGCATGCCAATCTCTTCGATGGAAGCTTCCCTGCCGAGATCGGCAACCTGTCCCGCCTCCAACGGCTTGGGCTGGCATACAACTCCTTTGCTCCGATGAGGATTCCATCGGAGTTCGCCAAATTGACTAAGCTGACCTTCCTGTGGATGGCCAAAGCGAATCTCCAAGGCGAGATACCGGCCTCGTTCGCGCAGCTCACAGGGTTGACTCAGTTGGACTTGACGCAAAACTCGCTCACCGGAGCGATTCCCGCTGGAATCTGGGGCCTACCGAATCTGCAATACTTGTACCTGTACAAGAACAACTTATCCGGTTCCATCATCATCAACGGGACGATCGGAGCTCTGGGCCTGGTAGAGATAGATCTTTCGATGAATCAGCTCACTGGATCGATCCCAGACGACTTCGGCAAGCTCAAAAACCTCTCTCTTCTCTACTTGTACTACAACAGGTTATCCGGCGAGATACCGGCGAGCATCGGCAAGCTTCCGTCTTTGTCCACTCTCCGACTATTTAGCAACGGCTTAACCGGCGTCTTACCGCCAGAATTGGGCAAGAACTCTCTTTTGATAGACATTGAGGTCGACGACAACAAGATCTCCGGCGAGTTACCGGACGGGCTATGCGACCGTGGCGCCTTCAATTCCATCGTGGTCTTCAACAACAACCTCACGGGAACGATACCGCTGTCGCTCGGAAAGTGTTCGAAGCTCAACAATTTCCAGATCCACAACAACCGGTTCTCCGGTGAGCTGCCCGATGGGATTTGGTCCGCCATGAATTTGACGACCGTGATGGTGAGTAACAACACCCTCTCCGGCACGCTTCCGGAAAAGCTCCCGTGGAATCTGACACGATTGGAAATCGAAAACAATCGTTTCAACGGAAGCTTTCCGTCCTCAGCTGATCGCTTACAAGTGTTATTGGGGAGCAACAATATGTTCTCCGGCGAGCTCCCATCGAGCCTAGCCGGACTCTTAAGCCTCCAGACTCTGGTTCTGGGAGGCAATATGATCACCGGAAAAATTCCGGATGATATATCGTTGCTGAAGTCGCTAAATGATCTCGATCTGCGGCATAACCGGCTGACCGGCGAGATTCCGGCATCGATCGGGTCGCTGCCGGTACTGACTACTCTCGACCTGTCGGCGAACCATCTCTCCGGCCCAATCCCGTCGGAGATGGGAAACTTGAAGTTCAACTATTTAAACCTTTCGTCCAACCAGCTCACCGGCGAGATTCCGGCGGCGCTGCAGATTCGGGCTTACGACCAAAGCTTCGTATCGAACCCCGGCCTTTGCGCCTCCAAGGCGTACGTCAACGTCAGCACCTGCCGGTCTGGATCGGGTGGACTCGCTCGTGGCCTCCGCATCCTCTTCTTCGTCCTCGGCGCGGTCGTGTTCTTGATGGCGTTGGCGTTCGCTACCTTTGTATACGGGGACCTCAAGAAGAAAAGGAACGGTGGCGATCTCGCCGCGTGGAAGCTGACCTCTTTCCAGTCGTTGGATATTACGGAGTCCAGCATCCTACGTGGCATCAGGGATGACAACGTGGTCGGCGGCGGTGGGGCCGGCATGGTCTTCAAGATCGACCTCGGCGACCGTGGCGTCGTCGCCGTCAAAAAGATTTGGAACGGTAGGAATCTCGACAGCAGGCTGGAGAAGCAATTCCAGTCGGAGGTGCAGATCCTGGGATCCATCAGGCACAAGAACATCGTCAAGCTGCTTTGCTGCCTCTCCGGCGCCGACACCAAGCTTCTGGTGTACGAGTATATGGAGAACGGGAGCCTCGACCGGTGGCTGCACAGGAAGCGGGCATGGTTCGGCGGCGAAGACCGATCGCGGGACGAGCAGCTCGATTGGCCCACGAGGCTGGAGATCGCTGTGGGGGCGGCCCGGGGGTTGTGCTACATGCACCACGACTGCTCGCCGCCGATCATACACCGGGACGTGAAGTCCAGCAACATCCTGCTGGATTCCGAGTTCAACGCTCGGGTCGCCGACTTCGGCCTGGCTCGGATGCTGGTCAAGCCCGGCGAACCCGACACGGTGTCCGTCATTGCCGGGTCCTTCGGCTACATCGCTCCAG AGTGTGGGTATTCCAGAAGGCTGAACGAGAAGGTGGATGTGTACAGCTTCGGGGTGGTTCTTCTGGAGCTGACCACCGGAAGAGAGGCAAACAATGACGGCGAGCAATGCAACCTGGCAGAGTGGGCGTGGCAACAGCTTCGAGAGGAGGCAGAGCTGAGCGATGCTATAGACACGGCCATAAGGGACTCCCCCTACATGGACGACATGACGACGGTGTTTAAGTTGGGTCTCCTCTGCACGGAGACGTTGCCTTCGAGGAGGCCTTCCATGAAGGAGGTGCTGCATATCTTGCTGCGGTGCCATCGGCCTCCTGGAGTCGGTTACAGTCCCATTGCGGAACAAGACGTGGCGGCGCCGCTCATACGAGCAAACACGGGTAGTCGACGACAGAAGCCATCTCATGGCGGCGACCACGACGACCACATCATGGCATGCAATGTTTGA
- the LOC135644363 gene encoding SAP-like protein BP-73, translating into MTTTGFVPHGGKCLPLPGLSRGAILTSYSYNRGQRLFCGSKGLLKSFTSHNSGRMSVSCNASPNNYKRNPDFSRQQKGSSRGKSRKHQEPEQPENTEEIDFMSSKNGSLPNLSSNPRYQATAAPGQREKEIVELFRKVQAQLRERSAIKEEKKIESAQQGPSERGTVDSLLKLLRKHSVNQKKKGAPEEDSSVDQRQKNNIFEDEQNFNLFDPGDIKSEESHEPGPPPSTRPASNFRRKSPVPRMKFQPVFSVEDNNITPSKSRGRRKKNDKIESKPVAQAEPLIPDSPDEPSLDNELVLSNSDETAKEETTESSAAEVSPDLGSLKLSELRELAKSRGIKGYSKLRKGDLVELLSA; encoded by the exons ATGACGACCACCG GTTTTGTACCACATGGCGGAAAATGCCTTCCTCTCCCAGGGCTATCCAGAGGAGCTATTTTGACATCATATTCATATAATAGAGGCCAGAGACTATTCTGTGGTAGCAAAGGTCTACTGAAAAGCTTCACTTCTCACAATTCAGGGAGGATGTCTGTGTCTTGCAACGCTAGTCCTAATAACTATAAGAGGAATCCTGATTTCTCTAGACAACAGAAAGGGTCTTCCAGGGGAAAGAGCAGGAAACACCAAGAGCCTGAGCAACCTGAGAACACTGAAGAAATCGATTTTATGTCTTCGAAAAATGGGTCATTGCCTAACCTATCTAGTAACCCCAGGTATCAGGCTACTGCAGCTCCAGGACAGAGAGAGAAGGAAATAGTTGAGCTGTTTAGAAAAGTTCAAGCACAACTACGGGAGCGGTCTGCGattaaggaagagaagaagattgAATCTGCACAACAAGGGCCAAGTGAGAGGGGAACCGTTGATTCGCTTCTAAAATTATTAAGAAAACATTCAGTAAATCAGAAGAAGAAGGGCGCTCCGGAAGAGGATTCCAGTGTTGACCAACGACAAAAGAACAACATATTCGAGGATGAGCAGAATTTTAATCTTTTTGACCCTGGTGATATCAAGTCAGAGGAGTCTCATGAGCCAGGCCCTCCTCCTTCCACTAGACCTGCATCAAATTTCAGGCGAAAATCTCCTGTTCCTAGAATGAAGTTCCAACCTGTGTTTTCAGTAGAGGATAACAACATTACTCCCTCAAAGTcccgagggaggaggaagaagaatgacAAAATTGAGTCCAAGCCAGTGGCACAAGCAGAACCGCTGATTCCGGATAGTCCGGACGAACCATCGTTAGATAATGAGTTGGTCCTTTCTAATTCTGATGAAACTGCCAAAGAAGAGACTACAGAATCATCTGCTGCAGAAGTCTCCCCTGATTTAGGTTCCTTAAAACTTTCTGAATTGAGGGAGCTCGCGAAGTCTCGAGGCATTAAAGGCTATTCGAAGCTCAGGAAGGGAGACCTGgttgaattattaagtgcttga
- the LOC103996094 gene encoding vesicle-fusing ATPase — MAGRFGYGPSSVADSMTVVNTPNQELALTNFAYCAPADLGKFTSPGSKHALVLVGDSVVLTLCAHQNIPSNHIALNAIQRRHTKVSSGDQISVSRFLPPDNFKLAMLTLELDFVKGRTNKTEQLDAVLLAQQLQKKFIDQAMTTGQRVSFEFCGTNYIFTVIQALLEGQDDSKGLARGMISTETYFVFEASPNSGIKIINQREAASSKIFRHKEFNLQKLGIGGLSAEFTEIFRRAFASRVFPPHVVNKLGIKHVKGMLLYGPPGTGKTLMARQIGKLLNGKEPKIVNGPEVLSKYVGETEKNVRDLFADAENDQRTQGDQSDLHVIIFDEIDAICKSRGSTRDGTGVHDSIVNQLLTKIDGVESLNNVLLIGMTNRKDLLDEALLRPGRLEVHVEINLPDENGRFQILQIHTNKMKENSFLAPDVSLQELAARTKNFSGAELEGVVKSAVSFALNRQISMDDLTKPLDEESIKVTMDDFLHALQEIIPAFGASTDDLERCRLNKIVDCGKRHMLIRERAMLLVEQVKVSQGSPLVTCLLEGPSGSGKTAMAATIGIESDFPFVKIISAETMIGLSEGSKCAQIVKVFEDAYKSQLSIIILDDIERLLEYVAIGPRFSNLISQTLLVLLKRLPPKGKSMLVIGTTSEVGFLESLGICDAFSVTYHVPKLNREDAKKVLQGLNVFAEHDLDFAVKELNDISIKKLYMLVEMAAQGPYGKSAEAIRSGKEKIDLNHFFDILRDISSDNY, encoded by the exons ATGGCGGGGAGGTTCGGATACGGCCCCTCGTCGGTGGCCGACTCCATGACCGTGGTGAACACGCCGAACCAGGAGCTCGCCCTAACCAACTTCGCCTACTGCGCCCCCGCGGATCTGGGCAAGTTCACCTCGCCTGGGTCCAAACACGCCCTCGTCCTGGTCGGGGACTCCGTCGTCCTCACTCTATG TGCTCATCAGAACATTCCGAGCAACCATATTGCTCTGAATGCCATCCAGCGTCGGCATACAAAAGTTTCATCTGGTGATCAAATCTCGGTTAGCAG ATTTTTACCTCCGGATAATTTTAAGCTAGCAATGCTCACACTGGAGTTGGATTTTGTAAAAGGAAGGACTAATAAGACTGAGCAA TTGGATGCTGTACTTCTTGCCCAACaacttcaaaaaaaatttattgaccAG GCCATGACAACTGGTCAAAGAGTATCATTTGAATTTTGTGGAACAAACTATATTTTTACGGTGATTCAAGCTCTGTTAGAGGGTCAAGATGATTCCAAAGGCCTGGCCAGAGGAATGATATCCACGGAGACATATTTTGTatttgaagcttctccaaactcGGGCATTAAG ATAATTAATCAGCGTGAAGCTGCTAGTAGCAAAATCTTCCGTCACAAGGAGTTCAACCTTCAGAAGCTGGGAATTGGAGGATTAAGTGCTGAGTTCACAGAAATATTTCGAAGAGCATTTGCTTCTCGAGTTTTCCCTCCTCATGTTGTTAATAA ATTGGGTATTAAACATGTAAAAGGGATGCTGCTTTATGGCCCCCCTGGTACTGGCAAGACACTTATGGCTCGTCAGATCGGGAAGCTGTTGAATGGAAAGGAGCCAAAG ATTGTTAATGGCCCTGAAGTCTTAAGCAAATATGTTGGAGAAACAGAGAAAAATGTGAGAGACCTATTTGCTGATGCTGAGAATGACCAGAGAACTCAAG GTGATCAGAGTGATTTACATGTCATCATATTTGATGAAATTGATGCCATCTGTAAG TCAAGAGGGTCCACTAGGGATGGTACTGGAGTTCATGATAGCATTGTCAACCAGCTCCTCACAAAG ATAGACGGCGTTGAGTCATTAAACAATGTATTGCTTATTGGAATGACCAACAGGAAGGATTTACTGGATGAAGCCCTGCTAAG ACCTGGACGCTTGGAGGTTCATGTTGAAATCAATCTCCCTGATGAGAATGGTCGTTTCCAAATTCTTCAAATACATactaataaaatgaaagaaaattctTTTCTTGCACCTGATGTTAGCCTTCAAGAGCTTG CCGCACGTACAAAAAACTTCAGTGGAGCTGAACTGGAAGGTGTCGTTAAAAGTGCAGTCTCATTTGCCTTGAATCGACAAATAAGCATGGATGATTTAACTAAACCTTTGGATGAGGAGAGCATAAAAGTTACCATGGATGATTTCCTGCATGCTCTTCAAGAGATTATCCCTGCATTTGGAGCATCCACAGATGATCTTGAACGATGCAG GCTTAATAAAATTGTTGACTGTGGTAAGAGACACATGCTCATCCGTGAAAGAGCTATGCTTCTTGTGGAGCAAGTCAAAGTAAGCCAAGGTAGCCCACTTGTTACATGCCTTTTGGAAGGTCCAAGTGGCAG TGGCAAAACTGCAATGGCAGCCACTATTGGTATTGAAAGCGACTTCCCATTTGTCAAAATT ATATCCGCAGAAACAATGATTGGTCTCAGTGAAGGAAGCAAATGCGCACAAATTGTTAAG GTTTTTGAGGATGCTTATAAATCACAACTAAGCATCATAATTCTTGATGATATCGAGAG GTTATTAGAGTATGTAGCTATCGGACCACGGTTTTCAAATTTGATATCACAGACATTATTGGTCCTTCTGAAGCGGCTTCCTCCGAAG GGTAAGAGCATGCTGGTTATTGGAACAACAAGCGAGGTGGGCTTTCTGGAGTCGCTCGGTATATGTGATGCATTCTCTGTGACATATCATGTTCCTAAACTGAACAGGGAAGACGCAAAGAAG GTACTGCAAGGGCTCAATGTATTTGCTGAACATGATCTTGACTTTGCAGTTAAAGAACTGAATGAT ATTTCAATCAAGAAGTTGTACATGCTCGTGGAGATGGCTGCACAAGGCCCCTATGGAAAAAGTGCAGAGGCTATTCGTTCCGGAAAAGAGAAGATTGATCTTAATCATTTCTTTGATATCTTGCGGGACATTTCTTCAGACAACTATTGA
- the LOC103996093 gene encoding non-classical arabinogalactan protein 30-like: protein MALTKTLVLLALQLILLVVSFPPSATALSFPPRYGVAVEGAIYCKCELPGYVGSLGASPLPGAVAMLRCNSSRPGASASAVTDVRGRFLIQTTKVTNYEIHKCKLFLVSSPLPGCDVPAGHYGGFPLKFVRNTVAGATKRALYTVGPFKLAPADPSLCPHHP, encoded by the exons ATGGCATTGACGAAGACACTCGTGCTACTAGCCCTTCAGCTCATCCTGCTGGTTGTCTCTTTCCCTCCTTCTGCCACTGCACTCTCGTTTCCGCCGAGGTACGGCGTCGCCGTCGAAGGGGCGATCTACTGCAAGTGCGAGCTCCCCGGCTACGTCGGCTCGCTGGGAGCTTCTCCTCTTCCTG GTGCGGTCGCGATGCTACGGTGCAACAGCAGCCGGCCGGGGGCGTCGGCGAGCGCGGTAACGGATGTCAGAGGACGGTTCCTGATCCAGACGACGAAGGTGACAAACTACGAGATTCACAAATGCAAGCTCTTCCTGGTGTCGTCGCCGCTGCCAGGGTGCGATGTGCCGGCGGGCCATTATGGTGGCTTCCCCCTCAAGTTCGTGAGGAACACGGTCGCCGGAGCGACGAAACGGGCCCTCTACACGGTCGGCCCCTTCAAGCTCGCTCCGGCGGATCCGTCTCTGTGTCCTCACCACCCATGA
- the LOC135646155 gene encoding VQ motif-containing protein 4-like, whose translation MENCHHGHQEKEVQSPNPTSPNSTSSSSSSSSSSNGVAAAAAPSSAALAPASMPRSIDTNPYPTTFIQADAGSFKQVVQMLTGSAETVAKHATGAAAPTTKNAIPPSARATGPKKPAFKLYERRGSLKNLKMISPLIPAFVGSNPNSPMGTAAFSPRRQPEILSPSMLDLPSLTLSPVTPLIPDPFNRSPQPNSAAAAATAPMSAEDRAIAERGFYLHPSPRSTPRDAEPPRLLPLFPVTSPRVPSASAAGSSS comes from the coding sequence ATGGAAAACTGCCACCATGGGCACCAGGAGAAGGAAGTCCAGTCTCCCAATCCCACCTCCCCCAACTCCACCtccagcagcagtagcagcagcagcagcagcaacggggTGGCCGCAGCGGCAGCCCCTTCGTCCGCGGCCCTCGCTCCCGCGTCCATGCCCAGATCCATCGACACCAATCCTTACCCCACCACCTTCATCCAGGCCGACGCTGGTTCCTTCAAGCAGGTAGTCCAGATGCTGACGGGCTCCGCCGAGACGGTCGCCAAGCACGCGACCGGCGCCGCGGCGCCGACGACCAAGAACGCGATCCCACCCTCCGCGAGGGCCACCGGCCCCAAGAAGCCGGCTTTCAAGCTCTACGAGCGCCGCGGCAGCCTCAAGAACCTGAAGATGATAAGTCCGCTGATCCCCGCCTTCGTCGGTTCCAACCCCAACTCCCCGATGGGCACGGCGGCCTTCTCCCCGCGGAGGCAGCCGGAGATCCTCTCCCCCAGCATGCTGGACCTGCCGTCGTTGACCCTTAGCCCGGTCACGCCGTTGATCCCAGATCCCTTCAACCGGTCGCCGCAGCCAAATTCGGCGGCTGCGGCGGCCACCGCGCCGATGTCGGCCGAGGACCGGGCGATCGCCGAGAGGGGGTTCTACCTGCATCCTTCCCCGAGGAGCACGCCAAGGGACGCGGAGCCGCCAAGGCTGCTGCCGCTCTTCCCGGTGACATCCCCAAGGGTGCCATCTGCTTCTGCGGCCGGCTCTTCTTCCTGA